One part of the Arabidopsis thaliana chromosome 4, partial sequence genome encodes these proteins:
- a CDS encoding uncharacterized protein (unknown protein; Has 30201 Blast hits to 17322 proteins in 780 species: Archae - 12; Bacteria - 1396; Metazoa - 17338; Fungi - 3422; Plants - 5037; Viruses - 0; Other Eukaryotes - 2996 (source: NCBI BLink).), with translation MSSIGASYAHLQVMQKKQKEKMKKLEKERNFDHDEAHRLPVETSFASGRISNKIYPSRLSYEQVEFKSQK, from the coding sequence ATGTCGTCCATTGGAGCAAGTTACGCACACCTACAAGTCAtgcagaagaagcagaaggagaagatgaaaaagctAGAAAAGGAGAGAAACTTCGACCACGATGAAGCTCATAGACTCCCTGTCGAAACATCTTTTGCGTCCGGAAGGATTTCTAATAAAATCTATCCTTCTCGTTTGTCTTATGAACAAGTAGAGTTCAAATCACAAAAGTGA
- a CDS encoding VQ motif-containing protein produces MESGNSSSMQSSSGGGGGGEEEYDSRAADQSISAFFDHHNNHVSSIPTPQQNHRNLLHFDHNNNNSLIPPNYFNNNTFLPVNQQPDPISQLDLRTSSATSSLPPTNNIGVIKKTKKRSRASRRAPTTVLTTDTSNFRAMVQEFTGIPAPPLFNNNSIVNTTRLNTFLGLSSSSPNTYNTNNLLLRPFAQKLTPATPLLSGSQIQQYQNPNNGFEDMNLQALLQAHISNPRSNEHDQFGLGMMQTPSTNPPTTTAAANGNINTGDNGSYGGSDHEHNNDDLKFENFPSKRKTGANFI; encoded by the exons ATGGAGTCCGGTAATAGTAGTAGCATGCAATCTTCAAGCGGCggtggcggaggaggagaagaagaatacgaTTCACGCGCCGCAGATCAATCCATTTCCGCCTTCTTCGACCACCACAACAACCACGTGTCATCTATACCCACGCCGCAACAAAACCATCGCAACCTCCTCCATTTCGaccataacaacaacaactctctAATACCACCAAACTACTTTAACAACAACACGTTCTTACCCGTAAACCAACAACCCGACCCGATTTCTCAACTCGACCTCCGAACCTCCTCCGCCACGTCATCACTCCCTCCTACTAACAATATAGGagtaatcaagaaaacaaagaaaagatctCGAGCATCAAGAAGAGCACCAACGACGGTTCTAACGACGGATACTTCCAACTTCCGAGCGATGGTTCAAGAGTTTACCGGAATCCCAGCTCCACCGCTATTCAACAACAACTCCATCGTGAACACCACGCGCCTCAACACTTTCCTCggcttgtcttcttcttcgccaaACACTTACAACACCAACAATCTCTTGTTACGACCGTTTGCTCAAAAACTCACTCCAGCGACTCCTCTCTTATCCGGATCACAAATTCAGCAATATCAAAACCCTAACAACGGTTTCGAGGATATGAATCTGCAAgctcttcttcaagctcataTTTCAAACCCTAGAAGCAATGAGCACGATCAGTTTGGTCTTGGTATGATGCAGACTCCATCTACTAATCCTCCTACTACAACGGCAGCGGCTAACGGGAACATAAACACCGGTGATAATGGAAGCTACGGTGGCTCCGATCATGAACATAATAATGACG atttgaaatttgaaaatttcccaagcaaaagaaaaacag GGGCAAATTTCATTTGA
- a CDS encoding Heavy metal transport/detoxification superfamily protein (Heavy metal transport/detoxification superfamily protein; FUNCTIONS IN: metal ion binding; INVOLVED IN: metal ion transport; LOCATED IN: cellular_component unknown; CONTAINS InterPro DOMAIN/s: Heavy metal transport/detoxification protein (InterPro:IPR006121); BEST Arabidopsis thaliana protein match is: Heavy metal transport/detoxification superfamily protein (TAIR:AT1G22990.1); Has 1218 Blast hits to 1176 proteins in 83 species: Archae - 0; Bacteria - 23; Metazoa - 6; Fungi - 46; Plants - 1141; Viruses - 0; Other Eukaryotes - 2 (source: NCBI BLink).): MGVGGTLEYISELIGNGGSHSYGKRKKKKQFQTVELKVRMDCDGCVLKIKNSLSSLKGVKTVEINKKQQKVTVSGYADASKVLKKAKATGKKAEIWPYVPYNLVAQPYIAQAYDKKAPPGYVRKVDPNVTTGTMAVYYDDPSYTSLFSDDNPNACSIM; encoded by the exons ATGGGAGTTGGGGGAACGTTGGAGTATATATCAGAGCTAATAGGGAATGGAGGAAGCCATAGTTatggaaaaaggaagaagaagaagcagtttCAAACAGTAGAGCTCAAAGTTAGGATGGATTGTGATGGTTGTGtcctcaaaatcaaaaactctctttcttctctaaaag GAGTGAAAACGGTGGAGATAAACAAGAAGCAACAGAAGGTGACAGTGAGTGGTTATGCGGATGCGAGCAAGGTGCTGAAGAAGGCTAAAGCGACGGGGAAGAAAGCCGAGATATGGCCGTACGTACCGTACAACTTGGTGGCTCAGCCGTACATAGCTCAGGCTTATGATAAGAAAGCACCGCCTGGTTACGTCAGAAAAGTTGACCCAAACGTCACCACCGGGACGATGGCTGTTTACTACGATGACCCTTCTTATACTTCTTTGTTTAGTGATGATAATCCTAATGCTTGCTCTattatgtag
- a CDS encoding SAP domain-containing protein (SAP domain-containing protein; FUNCTIONS IN: DNA binding, nucleic acid binding; INVOLVED IN: biological_process unknown; LOCATED IN: cytosol, nucleus; EXPRESSED IN: 26 plant structures; EXPRESSED DURING: 14 growth stages; CONTAINS InterPro DOMAIN/s: DNA-binding SAP (InterPro:IPR003034); Has 10985 Blast hits to 6880 proteins in 693 species: Archae - 26; Bacteria - 1256; Metazoa - 3900; Fungi - 1267; Plants - 2321; Viruses - 541; Other Eukaryotes - 1674 (source: NCBI BLink).) encodes MSSSPFPVLDNRPIDKWKVTELKEELKRRRLTTRGLKEELVRRLDEALRAEQEESERINSATVAAAEKANQEPQMFPVTVGDRNQTTPVTPVEAAFSTETTPVTAEKTPEPTQTKITTEASAGVETTPAPVFSEPEVNAVPFASDEDEKEKVDDVRDIAGLDSSVVARDAAVVQVASSEHKSENNEPFSGLDGGDSKAQPSEAVLEKSAMYNQVSEVIPVTGFEVKSDCISTDSVSNNEKIELKDNKIADNVKLEQNVNKFQEPSTVVGESHPMDVEEPLEQKTSVGGGDDSNAANADMIKENNIIDAGDSEKLNLDRSSGDESMEDEPETKQSESITSDDKSAKIEMLSKEESRADMDAGKGKSPENKSHPLVASDKRKLPANDQEAVGNNEPAKRRRWNSNSIKVPEAQITNSATPTTTPRSTGLKRDFSRSDSSVSEDGPKERVVPPSPKEPTNSLRIDRFLRPFTLKAVQELLGKTGNVTSFWMDHIKTHCYVSYPSVEEAAATREAVYNLQWPPNGGRHLIAEFVRAEEVKEKLEAPLPPQPQHQPQAQTLSRPPPTALPPPPPLAKPPHVVERLPLPPPPPIAPEEQEPPIVTLDDLFKKTKAIPRIYYLPLSEEQVAAKLAANNNK; translated from the exons ATGTCGTCATCGCCTTTTCCAGTCTTGGACAACCGACCAATTGATAAGTGGAAGGTTACGGAATTGAAAGAAGAGCTTAAAAGACGGAGACTAACAACAAGAGGCTTGAAGGAGGAATTGGTTAGGCGTCTTGATGAAGCACTTCGTGCTGAGCAAGAAGAGTCTGAAAGGATCAATAGTGCtactgttgctgctgctgaaAAAGCCAATCAAGAGCCTCAGATGTTTCCTGTTACTGTAGGTGATCGTAATCAAACCACTCCTGTTACTCCTGTTGAAGCGGCATTTAGCACTGAGACAACTCCTGTTACAGCTGAGAAAACCCCAGAACCAACTCAGACCAAGATAACAACTGAAGCTTCAGCTGGTGTTGAGACTACACCAGCCCCGGTGTTTTCAGAACCAGAGGTTAACGCTGTGCCATTCGCtagtgatgaagatgagaaagagaaagttgaTGATGTTAGAGACATAGCTGGTCTTGATAGTTCAGTGGTTGCACGTGATGCAGCAGTTGTGCAAGTGGCGTCTAGTGAGCACAAATCTGAGAATAATGAACCATTTAGTGGGTTGGATGGTGGGGATTCTAAGGCTCAACCATCAGAGGCAGTGCTTGAAAAATCTGCTATGTACAACCAGGTATCTGAGGTCATCCCCGTTACAGGGTTTGAGGTAAAATCTGATTGTATTTCTACTGATTCTGTGtcaaataatgaaaaaatagaaCTAAAGGATAACAAAATTGCTGATAATGTCAAATTAGAACAAAATGTTAATAAGTTCCAAGAGCCATCAACAGTCGTTGGCGAATCGCATCCAATGGATGTCGAGGAGCCACTTGAGCAGAAGACATCTGTTGGAGGTGGGGATGACAGCAATGCTGCAAACGCAGATatgatcaaagaaaataatattatcgATGCAGGCGACTCAGAAAAGTTGAATTTAGATAGAAGTTCTGGTGATGAGTCTATGGAGGATGAGCCGGAGACAAAGCAATCCGAGTCAATTACATCTGATGATAAGAGTGCAAAAATTGAAATGCTTTCTAAGGAGGAAAGCCGTGCTGATATGGATGCGGGGAAAGGGAAATCCCCTGAAAATAAAAGTCACCCACTGGTGGCTTCTGACAAAAGAAAGCTTCCTGCTAATG ATCAAGAAGCTGTTGGAAACAATGAACCTGCAAAGAGGCGCCGATGGAACTCTAATAGTATTAAAGTTCCTGAAGCACAGATCACTAATAGTGCTACACCCACTACAACACCAAGGTCGACTGGTCTGAAGCGCGACTTCTCAAGGTCTGACTCTTCGGTTAGTGAAGATGGACCCAAGGAACGTGTGG TTCCTCCATCTCCAAAGGAGCCTACAAATTCCCTCAGGATTGACCGTTTCCTTAGGCCGTTCACACTGAAAGCTGTTCAGGAGCTCCTGGGTAAAACCGGAAATGTCACTAGTTTCTGGATGGACCACATTAAGACCCACTGCTATGTATCG TATCCCTCGGTTGAagaagcagcagcaacaagaGAAGCAGTGTATAACCTCCAGTGGCCACCTAATGGAGGCCGCCATCTGATAGCTGAATTTGTTAGAGcagaagaagtaaaagaaaaactggaAGCTCCTCTGCCTCCTCAGCCTCAGCATCAGCCACAAGCTCAGACTCTTTCGCGGCCACCTCCAACTGctcttccaccaccaccacctctgGCCAAACCACCTCACGTTGTAGAACGTCTTCCTCTGCCTCCCCCTCCTCCTATAGCCCCTGAGGAACAAGAACCTCCCATTGTCACTCTTGATGATCTATTCAAGAAGACAAAAGCGATCCCCAGGATATATTACTTACCCTTGTCAGAGGAGCAAGTTGCAGCTAAACTTGCAGCGAATAATAACAAGTGA
- a CDS encoding Glycolipid transfer protein (GLTP) family protein (Glycolipid transfer protein (GLTP) family protein; FUNCTIONS IN: glycolipid transporter activity, glycolipid binding; INVOLVED IN: glycolipid transport; LOCATED IN: cytoplasm; EXPRESSED IN: 16 plant structures; EXPRESSED DURING: 10 growth stages; CONTAINS InterPro DOMAIN/s: Glycolipid transfer protein, GLTP (InterPro:IPR014830); BEST Arabidopsis thaliana protein match is: Glycolipid transfer protein (GLTP) family protein (TAIR:AT2G34690.1); Has 290 Blast hits to 289 proteins in 84 species: Archae - 0; Bacteria - 0; Metazoa - 119; Fungi - 22; Plants - 133; Viruses - 0; Other Eukaryotes - 16 (source: NCBI BLink).) yields the protein MEAEVEEEEEDMFEDAVCTTQARVNTPLSVITEAFEDLADLVKPQRSDEIDEDELRLDDFCSACTHVSVLFNCLGFAFKFAEMEYIAKVKDLVEASKTFETLHNILDLDVEKETVKTPGSHSRNLRRVRQGLDLIRAIFEQFLIADDYSLKDAATTAYTEVCAPFHTWAVRTAVYAGMYTLPTRDQLLLRLNETDQSVEKNMRRYMEASRPIIEYIDKLYIERNIKLDW from the coding sequence ATGGAAGCAGAagtagaagaggaagaagaagacatgttCGAAGACGCCGTGTGTACCACGCAAGCAAGAGTCAACACGCCATTGTCCGTAATCACAGAGGCCTTCGAAGATCTCGCGGATCTGGTGAAACCGCAACGATCTGATGAGATCGATGAAGACGAATTAAGGCTTGATGATTTCTGCAGTGCGTGTACTCACGTCTCTGTTCTCTTCAATTGTCTTGGATTCGCTTTCAAATTTGCGGAAATGGAGTACATCGCCAAGGTTAAGGATTTGGTGGAAGCGTCGAAAACGTTCGAAACGTTACACAACATTCTTGACCTAGACGTGGAGAAAGAAACGGTTAAAACACCGGGGAGCCATTCGCGTAACCTAAGACGTGTGAGACAAGGTTTAGATCTGATCCGAGCCATCTTTGAACAATTTTTGATCGCAGATGACTATTCGTTGAAAGACGCTGCGACAACGGCTTACACGGAAGTGTGTGCACCGTTCCATACGTGGGCCGTTAGAACCGCGGTTTACGCCGGAATGTATACACTTCCGACGAGGGATCAACTTCTCTTACGGCTCAATGAAACTGATCAATCGGTTGAGAAGAACATGAGGAGGTACATGGAAGCATCGCGACCTATCATAGAATATATTGACAAGCTTTACATTGAAAGGAATATTAAACTCGATTGGTAA
- a CDS encoding MICOS complex subunit (FUNCTIONS IN: molecular_function unknown; INVOLVED IN: biological_process unknown; LOCATED IN: mitochondrion; EXPRESSED IN: 26 plant structures; EXPRESSED DURING: 14 growth stages; CONTAINS InterPro DOMAIN/s: Mitochondrial inner membrane protein Mitofilin (InterPro:IPR019133); Has 30201 Blast hits to 17322 proteins in 780 species: Archae - 12; Bacteria - 1396; Metazoa - 17338; Fungi - 3422; Plants - 5037; Viruses - 0; Other Eukaryotes - 2996 (source: NCBI BLink).): protein MLRKSVLELSSRLSIKRFPRNLGAQRFHLSSSRNASTSGKNGLPGAKPVGKPDASKVDPPKVTPPPPTKGNSSKVVIGGVAIAGAFLVAYQTGYLDQYLGKEQQKLSERIHSDALTEKLEEAHHLNVPSGVEDSTEKDGKVETQPQVTHSEASEGVQSDIELQPESDLSSDRFTYISSNQEETPQETVIDRAEINLPISASEDSGAKPDMPSEIISEAESVKLEAVPKPGDSPIIVNAQSSSVHRESETESASPKDPAALKTPEDGIEREVQLPGSLLKEYNLEGSDTESTGSSSIGEQITKETEAFPNSTEGLKDSYMTEDGKLVLDFLAAIHAAEKQQAHLDAQVFAEELRALKEKYENELRDLRARELMRIEEAAILDKELKRERTKAAAAIKAIQERMEDKLKAELEQKETEAQLALSKAEELAKAEMISTIAKEKAAQIEKMAEADLNIKALSMAFYARSEEARQSHSVHKLALGALALDDTLSKGLPVQKEIDTLQTYLEGTHKDSILGLVLSSLPEEARSNGTDTVLQLNQKFDTLKGTLRHFSLIPPGGGGILAHSLAHVASSLKFKEVDQANGGIESVIKKVDNYLAEGKLAEAAATLEEGVKGSKAEEIVSDWVRRARNRAITEQALTLLQSYATCVSLT from the exons ATGCTTCGGAA GTCGGTTCTCGAGCTGTCTTCTCGTTTGTCAATAAAGAGATTCCCGAGGAATTTGGGAGCTCAG AGGTTTCATTTGAGCTCTTCGAGAAATGCATCTACATCTGGTAAAAATGGTCTCCCTGGAGCTAAACCCGTTGGGAAACCAGATGCCTCAAAAGTTGATCCTCCAAAAGTgactcctcctcctcctactAAAGGAAATTCTTCAAAAGTGGTTATAGGAGGTGTTGCAATCGCTGGGGCTTTTCTGGTAGCGTATCAGACTGGCTATTTGGATCAATATCTGGGGAAAGAACAGCAGAAATTAAGTGAGCGAATTCATTCTGATGCTCTAACTGAAAAGCTGGAGGAGGCTCATCATTTGAATGTACCTTCCGGTGTTGAAGATTCTACtgaaaaagatggaaaagTTGAAACGCAACCTCAAGTTACTCATTCTGAAGCTTCCGAGGGAGTGCAGAGTGACATAGAACTGCAACCCGAGTCTGATCTATCATCTGACCgttttacatatatttcttCTAACCAAGAGGAGACACCTCAAGAAACTGTCATTGATAGAGCAGAGATAAACTTGCCTATTTCTGCATCTGAAGATTCAGGAGCTAAGCCGGACATGCCATCAGAAATTATTTCTGAGGCAGAAAGTGTGAAGTTGGAAGCTGTACCCAAACCTGGGGATAGTCCTATTATTGTTAATGCCCAGTCTAGTTCGGTTCATAGAGAAAGCGAAACGGAATCTGCTTCACCAAAGGATCCTGCCGCTCTAAAGACACCTGAG GATGGCATTGAGCGGGAAGTACAATTACCAGGTTCTCTCCTTAAGGAATATAATCTAGAAGGCAGTGATACTGAAAGCACTGGGTCCTCGTCAATAGGGGAGCAAATAACTAAAGAAACTGAG GCCTTTCCTAACTCAACCGAGGGGCTGAAAGATAGTTACATGACTGAGGATGGAAAGTTGGTACTTGATTTTCTGGCTGCCATTCATGCAGCTGAGAAGCAACAGGCCCATTTAGATGCCCAGGTTTTTGCTGAAGAATTACGAGCCTTGAAG GAGAAGTATGAAAATGAGTTAAGAGACCTTAGGGCACGTGAGCTAATGCGTATAGAGGAGGCAGCAATATTGGATAAG GAGCTAAAAAGAGAACGAACAAAAGCAGCAGCTGCTATTAAAGCAATCCAGGAGAGAATGGAAGATAAGCTCAAAGCTGAACTTGAACAAAAG GAAACTGAAGCGCAGTTGGCTTTGAGTAAAGCTGAAGAATTGGCAAAAGCTGAGATGATTTCGACaattgcaaaagaaaaggCAGCACAGATTGAAAAAATGGCAGAGGCAGATCTTAAT ATAAAGGCACTGAGTATGGCATTCTATGCGCGCTCTGAAGAGGCTCGCCAAAGTCATTCAGTTCACAAGCTTGCATTG GGTGCACTTGCGCTGGATGATACACTCTCGAAAGGACTGCCAGTCCAAAAAGAAATCGATACGCTTCAGACTTATCTTGAAGGGACTCATAAAGATTCAATCCTAGGCCTGGTATTATCATCTCTTCCAGAAGAAGCACGATCCAATGGAACCGACACAGTGCTGCAATTGAATCAGAAG TTTGATACCTTGAAAGGAACACTTAGACATTTCAGTCTCATTCCACCTGGTGGCGGAGGCATCTTAGCACATTCCCTAGCACATGTAGCATCTTCGCTAAAG TTTAAAGAAGTGGATCAAGCTAATGGAGGCATCGAATCTGTAATTAAAAAGGTGGATAATTACTTGGCGGAAGGAAAACTAGcagaagcagcagcaacaCTAGAAGAAGGTGTTAAAGGAAGTAAAGCAGAGGAAATAGTGAGTGATTGGGTGCGACGTGCAAGAAACAGAGCCATTACAGAACAAGCTCTTACGCTTCTCCAATCTTATGCAACTTGTGTTAGCCTCACTTGA
- the PnsL4 gene encoding FK506-binding protein 16-2 (FK506-binding protein 16-2 (FKBP16-2); FUNCTIONS IN: FK506 binding, peptidyl-prolyl cis-trans isomerase activity; INVOLVED IN: protein folding; LOCATED IN: chloroplast thylakoid membrane, chloroplast thylakoid lumen; EXPRESSED IN: 20 plant structures; EXPRESSED DURING: 13 growth stages; CONTAINS InterPro DOMAIN/s: Peptidyl-prolyl cis-trans isomerase, FKBP-type (InterPro:IPR001179); BEST Arabidopsis thaliana protein match is: FK506-binding protein 13 (TAIR:AT5G45680.1).), which yields MAISTLTLTQSLYTRSFRPTIFFSSSSSSSFSCLCSSSSDCEPKLSVKKRVFGVGLGFLASSILSLTPLDADATRIDYYATVGDPLCEYSYAKSGLGFCDLDVGFGDEAPRGVLVNIHYTARFADGTLFDSSYKRARPLTMRIGVGKVIRGLDQGILGGEGVPPMRAESVNFRFHLS from the exons ATGGCGATTTCTACTTTAACACTCACACAATCTCTCTATACACGTTCCTTCAGACCAaccatcttcttttcttcttcttcttcctcgtcctTTTCGtgtctctgttcttcttcctccgattGCGAGCCGAAACTCTCCGTCAAGAAACGCGTTTTCGGAGTGGGTTTAGGGTTCCTAGCTTCTTCGATTCTCTCTCTAACGCCTCTGGACGCAGACGCCACGAGGATTGACTACTACGCCACTGTAGGAGATCCTCTCTGCGAATACAGCTACGCAAAATCAGGACTTGGATTTTGCGATCTCGATGTTGGATTTGGTGATGAAGCCCCTCGTGGCGTACTCGTCAAT atCCATTACACGGCGAGGTTTGCAGATGGAACGTTGTTTGACAGTAGCTATAAGCGTGCAAGACCACTTACTATGCGAATTGGAGTCGGCAAG GTAATTAGGGGACTAGACCAGGGGATTCTTGGAGGCGAAGGAGTACCTCCTATGCGA GCGGAAAGCGTAAACTTCAGATTCCACCTAAGTTAG
- the PnsL4 gene encoding FK506-binding protein 16-2 has protein sequence MAISTLTLTQSLYTRSFRPTIFFSSSSSSSFSCLCSSSSDCEPKLSVKKRVFGVGLGFLASSILSLTPLDADATRIDYYATVGDPLCEYSYAKSGLGFCDLDVGFGDEAPRGVLVNIHYTARFADGTLFDSSYKRARPLTMRIGVGKVIRGLDQGILGGEGVPPMRVGGKRKLQIPPKLAYGPEPAGCFSGDCNIPGNATLLYDINFVEIYPGSNTR, from the exons ATGGCGATTTCTACTTTAACACTCACACAATCTCTCTATACACGTTCCTTCAGACCAaccatcttcttttcttcttcttcttcctcgtcctTTTCGtgtctctgttcttcttcctccgattGCGAGCCGAAACTCTCCGTCAAGAAACGCGTTTTCGGAGTGGGTTTAGGGTTCCTAGCTTCTTCGATTCTCTCTCTAACGCCTCTGGACGCAGACGCCACGAGGATTGACTACTACGCCACTGTAGGAGATCCTCTCTGCGAATACAGCTACGCAAAATCAGGACTTGGATTTTGCGATCTCGATGTTGGATTTGGTGATGAAGCCCCTCGTGGCGTACTCGTCAAT atCCATTACACGGCGAGGTTTGCAGATGGAACGTTGTTTGACAGTAGCTATAAGCGTGCAAGACCACTTACTATGCGAATTGGAGTCGGCAAG GTAATTAGGGGACTAGACCAGGGGATTCTTGGAGGCGAAGGAGTACCTCCTATGCGAGTAG GCGGAAAGCGTAAACTTCAGATTCCACCTAAGTTAGCTTATGGACCAGAGCCTGCAGGATGCTTTTCTG GTGACTGCAACATACCTGGCAATGCAACTTTGCTCTATGATATCAACTTTGTTGAGATCTACCCAGGAAGTAATACAAGATGA
- a CDS encoding VQ motif-containing protein: MESGNSSSMQSSSGGGGGGEEEYDSRAADQSISAFFDHHNNHVSSIPTPQQNHRNLLHFDHNNNNSLIPPNYFNNNTFLPVNQQPDPISQLDLRTSSATSSLPPTNNIGVIKKTKKRSRASRRAPTTVLTTDTSNFRAMVQEFTGIPAPPLFNNNSIVNTTRLNTFLGLSSSSPNTYNTNNLLLRPFAQKLTPATPLLSGSQIQQYQNPNNGFEDMNLQALLQAHISNPRSNEHDQFGLGMMQTPSTNPPTTTAAANGNINTGDNGSYGGSDHEHNNDDLKFENFPSKRKTGNQ; the protein is encoded by the exons ATGGAGTCCGGTAATAGTAGTAGCATGCAATCTTCAAGCGGCggtggcggaggaggagaagaagaatacgaTTCACGCGCCGCAGATCAATCCATTTCCGCCTTCTTCGACCACCACAACAACCACGTGTCATCTATACCCACGCCGCAACAAAACCATCGCAACCTCCTCCATTTCGaccataacaacaacaactctctAATACCACCAAACTACTTTAACAACAACACGTTCTTACCCGTAAACCAACAACCCGACCCGATTTCTCAACTCGACCTCCGAACCTCCTCCGCCACGTCATCACTCCCTCCTACTAACAATATAGGagtaatcaagaaaacaaagaaaagatctCGAGCATCAAGAAGAGCACCAACGACGGTTCTAACGACGGATACTTCCAACTTCCGAGCGATGGTTCAAGAGTTTACCGGAATCCCAGCTCCACCGCTATTCAACAACAACTCCATCGTGAACACCACGCGCCTCAACACTTTCCTCggcttgtcttcttcttcgccaaACACTTACAACACCAACAATCTCTTGTTACGACCGTTTGCTCAAAAACTCACTCCAGCGACTCCTCTCTTATCCGGATCACAAATTCAGCAATATCAAAACCCTAACAACGGTTTCGAGGATATGAATCTGCAAgctcttcttcaagctcataTTTCAAACCCTAGAAGCAATGAGCACGATCAGTTTGGTCTTGGTATGATGCAGACTCCATCTACTAATCCTCCTACTACAACGGCAGCGGCTAACGGGAACATAAACACCGGTGATAATGGAAGCTACGGTGGCTCCGATCATGAACATAATAATGACG atttgaaatttgaaaatttcccaagcaaaagaaaaacaggtaatcaataa